The following coding sequences lie in one Pseudomonas svalbardensis genomic window:
- the emhA gene encoding efflux RND transporter periplasmic adaptor subunit EmhA — protein sequence MQFKPAVTALVTALALASLLSGCKKEEAAPAAPPPQVGVVTLQPQAFTLTSELPGRTSAYRIAEVRPQVNGIILKRLFKEGGDVKAGQQLYQIDPAVYEATLKSAQANLQQTKSISDRYKQLVSEQAVSRQEYDTALANRLQSEASLQSAQINVRYTKVYAPLSGRIGRSTVTEGALVTSGQVDAMAVIQQLDPIYVDVTQSSVELLELRRELESGRLQKSGDNAAKVKLTLEDGSQYKQEGKLEFSEVSVDQTTGSVTLRAVFPNPDHTLLPGMFVHAQLQAGVNSAAILAPQQGVTRDLKGTPTALVVGPDNKVELRQLKASRTVGSQWLIEDGLKAGDRLITEGLQYVKPGVEVKASEATNVGAKNPAPAQAANKASSGKGE from the coding sequence ATGCAATTCAAGCCAGCTGTTACCGCTCTGGTCACCGCCCTCGCCTTGGCATCGCTGCTCAGCGGATGCAAAAAGGAAGAGGCGGCACCTGCCGCACCACCCCCTCAGGTCGGCGTCGTTACTCTGCAACCTCAAGCTTTCACCCTGACCTCCGAGCTTCCGGGCCGTACCAGCGCGTACCGCATCGCCGAAGTTCGCCCTCAGGTTAACGGCATCATTCTCAAGCGCCTGTTCAAGGAAGGCGGCGACGTCAAGGCCGGCCAGCAGCTGTATCAGATCGATCCGGCCGTTTATGAAGCCACCCTGAAAAGCGCCCAAGCGAACTTGCAGCAGACCAAATCGATTTCGGATCGCTACAAGCAACTGGTCAGCGAACAGGCTGTGAGCCGTCAGGAATACGACACGGCCCTGGCCAACCGGTTGCAATCGGAAGCATCCCTGCAGAGCGCCCAGATCAATGTGCGTTACACCAAGGTTTACGCGCCACTCTCCGGCCGCATCGGCCGCTCGACCGTGACCGAAGGCGCGCTGGTTACCAGCGGCCAGGTCGACGCGATGGCGGTGATTCAGCAACTGGACCCGATCTACGTCGACGTCACCCAGTCTTCGGTAGAGCTGCTGGAATTACGCCGTGAACTGGAAAGCGGTCGTTTGCAAAAATCTGGCGACAACGCGGCCAAGGTCAAGCTGACCCTCGAAGACGGCAGCCAGTACAAACAGGAAGGCAAGCTCGAGTTCTCGGAAGTCTCGGTGGACCAGACCACCGGTTCCGTGACCTTGCGTGCGGTATTCCCCAACCCTGACCACACCCTGCTGCCAGGCATGTTTGTACACGCCCAATTGCAGGCCGGTGTGAACAGCGCGGCGATCCTCGCGCCGCAACAAGGCGTGACCCGTGATCTCAAAGGCACCCCGACCGCGCTGGTCGTCGGTCCAGACAACAAGGTCGAACTGCGTCAGCTCAAGGCCAGCCGCACTGTCGGCAGCCAGTGGCTGATCGAAGACGGTCTGAAGGCCGGCGATCGACTGATCACCGAAGGGCTGCAATACGTCAAACCTGGCGTTGAAGTAAAAGCCAGTGAAGCGACTAACGTTGGCGCAAAGAACCCGGCCCCCGCACAGGCAGCTAACAAGGCTTCCAGCGGCAAAGGGGAGTAA
- the emhR gene encoding efflux system transcriptional repressor EmhR, with translation MVRRTKEEAQETRSQILEAAEKAFFERGVARTTLADIATLAGVTRGAIYWHFSNKADLVQAMLDTLQEPLDEMAKAKASESEDELDPLGCMRKLLIHLFHQVALDPKTRRINEILFHKCEFTDEMCDLRQQRREVSLDCNVRIALALSNAVNRGQLPENLDTARAAISLHAYIDGILYQWLLAPDSFELHIEAERWVDTGLDMLRFSPSLRK, from the coding sequence ATGGTTCGTCGTACCAAAGAGGAAGCTCAAGAAACCCGTAGCCAGATACTCGAAGCGGCAGAAAAAGCCTTTTTTGAGCGGGGCGTGGCGCGCACGACACTGGCGGATATCGCTACCCTGGCCGGGGTCACGCGCGGGGCCATCTATTGGCATTTCAGCAACAAGGCGGATTTGGTGCAGGCCATGCTTGACACCTTGCAAGAGCCGCTGGATGAAATGGCCAAGGCCAAGGCCAGTGAAAGCGAAGATGAACTCGACCCTCTCGGCTGCATGCGCAAGCTGCTGATTCATTTGTTTCATCAAGTTGCCCTGGACCCGAAAACCCGACGCATCAATGAGATTCTGTTTCATAAGTGCGAATTCACCGATGAAATGTGCGACCTGCGCCAGCAGCGCCGAGAGGTCAGCCTTGATTGCAATGTGCGAATCGCTCTGGCGCTGAGTAATGCGGTCAATCGGGGGCAGTTACCGGAAAACCTCGATACGGCCCGCGCAGCCATCAGCCTGCATGCGTACATCGACGGCATCCTGTATCAGTGGCTGTTGGCGCCCGACAGCTTTGAACTGCACATCGAAGCCGAGCGTTGGGTCGATACCGGGCTGGACATGCTGCGCTTCAGCCCAAGCCTGCGCAAATGA
- a CDS encoding DMT family transporter has product MSVNDPGYKGVEQPIKGIALICLAVLLFASHDTLSKYLSGFYPIVMVVWARYVVHTLLMLVMFVPRSGFSAVVRTKRPGLQLLRALCLIGTSLFFTTGLRYIPLAEATAVTFLAPLLVTALSVPLLHERVTRNQWLAVLGGFVGVLIVVRPGGALFTPAILLPLCSALCFGFYQLLTRLLSGIDSPTTSNFLTGILNSLIMSALLPFFWSTPTLLHGLFMIGLGTCGMLGHMLLTQAFRHAAPAMLAPFSYGQILFAGMYGYLIFDHTPDSFGVIGIAVICLSGLAVAWRQRKR; this is encoded by the coding sequence ATGAGTGTGAACGACCCGGGCTACAAGGGCGTCGAGCAGCCGATCAAGGGCATAGCGCTGATCTGTCTGGCGGTTTTGTTGTTCGCCAGCCACGACACGTTGTCCAAGTACCTGTCCGGCTTCTACCCGATCGTGATGGTGGTTTGGGCGCGCTACGTGGTGCACACCTTGTTGATGCTGGTGATGTTCGTGCCGCGCAGTGGTTTTTCGGCGGTGGTGCGCACCAAGCGTCCCGGACTGCAGTTATTACGCGCCCTGTGTTTGATCGGCACCAGCTTGTTTTTCACCACCGGTCTGCGTTACATCCCCTTGGCTGAGGCCACGGCCGTCACCTTTCTTGCACCGTTATTAGTGACCGCATTGTCTGTACCGTTGCTGCATGAGCGGGTAACACGCAATCAGTGGCTGGCGGTACTGGGTGGATTTGTCGGCGTGTTGATCGTCGTGCGGCCCGGCGGTGCTCTGTTCACCCCGGCGATCTTGTTGCCTCTGTGCTCGGCCTTGTGTTTTGGCTTCTATCAATTGCTCACCCGCCTGCTCAGCGGTATCGACAGCCCGACCACCAGCAACTTTCTGACCGGCATTCTCAACAGCCTGATCATGAGTGCGCTGTTGCCGTTTTTCTGGAGTACGCCGACGTTGCTGCACGGCCTGTTCATGATTGGCCTGGGTACTTGCGGCATGCTCGGCCACATGTTGCTGACCCAGGCCTTCCGCCATGCGGCACCGGCGATGCTGGCCCCCTTCAGTTACGGACAGATCCTGTTTGCCGGGATGTACGGGTATTTGATCTTTGACCATACCCCGGACAGCTTCGGCGTGATCGGGATTGCGGTGATTTGCCTCAGCGGTCTTGCGGTGGCCTGGAGACAGCGCAAGCGCTGA
- a CDS encoding alkene reductase: protein MTTIFDPIKLGDLELANRIIMAPLTRCRADEGRVPNALMAEYYVQRASAGLILSEATSVTPMGVGYPDTPGIWSNDQVRGWANVTKAIHGAGGKIFLQLWHVGRISHGSYLGGEAPVAPSAIQPKGHVSLVRPLADFPTPRALETAEIADIVDAYRVGAENAKAAGFDGVEIHGANGYLLDQFLQSSTNQRTDNYGGSVENRARLLLEVTDAAIEVWGAGRVGVHLSPRADLHDMGDDNLSETFTYVARELGKRGIAFICSREKEEGDSLGPQLKEAFGGPYIVNERFTKDSANAWLASGKADAVAFGVPFIANPDLPARLKADAPLNEPRPELFYSKGAVGYIDYPVL, encoded by the coding sequence ATGACGACTATTTTCGATCCGATCAAACTGGGCGACCTTGAGTTGGCCAACCGCATCATCATGGCGCCGCTGACCCGCTGCCGCGCCGACGAAGGCCGCGTACCAAACGCGCTGATGGCCGAGTACTACGTACAACGCGCCTCGGCCGGCCTGATCCTCAGCGAGGCCACGTCGGTCACGCCGATGGGCGTCGGCTACCCGGACACCCCGGGTATCTGGTCCAACGATCAAGTGCGTGGCTGGGCCAACGTGACCAAGGCTATTCACGGCGCGGGCGGCAAGATTTTCCTGCAACTGTGGCACGTCGGCCGTATTTCCCACGGGTCGTACCTGGGCGGTGAAGCGCCGGTCGCACCAAGCGCCATTCAGCCAAAAGGTCATGTCAGCCTGGTTCGCCCACTGGCCGACTTCCCAACCCCACGCGCCCTGGAAACCGCTGAAATCGCCGACATCGTCGACGCCTACCGCGTCGGTGCCGAGAACGCCAAGGCGGCCGGTTTTGACGGTGTGGAAATCCACGGCGCCAACGGTTACCTGCTCGACCAGTTCCTGCAAAGCAGCACCAACCAGCGCACCGACAACTACGGCGGTTCCGTGGAAAATCGTGCGCGCCTGTTGTTGGAAGTGACCGATGCCGCGATCGAAGTCTGGGGCGCGGGCCGTGTAGGTGTGCACCTGTCACCCCGTGCCGATCTCCATGACATGGGCGACGACAACCTGTCCGAGACCTTCACTTACGTCGCTCGCGAACTAGGCAAACGTGGCATCGCGTTCATCTGCTCCCGCGAGAAAGAAGAAGGCGACAGCCTGGGTCCACAATTGAAAGAAGCGTTCGGCGGCCCGTACATCGTCAACGAACGCTTCACCAAAGACAGCGCCAACGCCTGGCTCGCCAGCGGCAAGGCCGATGCGGTGGCCTTCGGCGTGCCGTTCATTGCCAACCCGGACCTGCCGGCACGTTTGAAGGCCGATGCGCCGCTGAACGAGCCACGTCCTGAGCTGTTTTATTCCAAGGGCGCGGTTGGCTACATCGACTACCCGGTGTTGTAA
- a CDS encoding MFS transporter has product MPLSLLILALSAFAIGTTEFVIMGLLPDVAADLGVSIPGAGWLVTGYALGVAIGAPFMALATSRLPRKAALVALMGIFIIGNLLCAMATDYNVLMFARVVTALCHGAFFGIGSVVAAGLVPANKRASAVALMFTGLTLANVLGVPLGTALGQQAGWRSTFWAVTVMGVIALIGLIRFLPAKRDEEKLDMRAELRALKGAGIWLSLSMTALFAASVFTLFTYVAPLLGDVTGVSPKGVTWTLMLIGLGLTVGNIIGGKLADKGMAATLIGVFISMAVISTVMTWTSVALIPTEITLFLWATACFAAVPALQVNVVTYGKAAPNLVSTLNIGAFNIGNALGAWVGGSVIAHGFGLTSVPLAAAALALLALLVTLITFRQSGNPELAPATH; this is encoded by the coding sequence ATGCCCCTCTCGCTACTCATTCTGGCCTTGAGCGCCTTCGCCATCGGCACCACCGAGTTCGTCATCATGGGCTTGTTGCCCGATGTGGCAGCGGACCTCGGTGTATCGATCCCCGGCGCCGGCTGGCTGGTGACCGGTTACGCCCTGGGCGTGGCCATCGGTGCGCCATTCATGGCACTGGCGACCTCTCGATTGCCGCGCAAGGCCGCACTGGTAGCGTTGATGGGCATCTTCATCATTGGCAACCTGCTCTGCGCAATGGCTACCGACTACAACGTGCTGATGTTTGCCCGTGTGGTGACCGCCCTCTGCCACGGTGCGTTCTTCGGCATCGGCTCGGTGGTGGCGGCAGGTCTGGTGCCTGCGAACAAACGCGCTTCGGCCGTGGCCCTGATGTTCACCGGCCTGACCCTGGCCAACGTGCTCGGCGTTCCGCTGGGCACCGCGCTCGGTCAGCAAGCCGGCTGGCGTTCGACCTTCTGGGCGGTGACCGTGATGGGTGTGATCGCGTTGATCGGCCTGATCCGCTTCCTTCCGGCCAAGCGTGATGAAGAGAAACTCGACATGCGCGCCGAACTGCGCGCCCTCAAAGGCGCCGGGATCTGGCTGTCGTTGAGCATGACCGCGTTGTTCGCTGCTTCGGTCTTCACCCTGTTCACCTACGTCGCCCCGCTGCTCGGCGATGTCACTGGCGTCTCGCCCAAAGGCGTGACCTGGACCCTGATGCTCATCGGGCTGGGCCTGACGGTGGGCAACATCATCGGCGGCAAGCTGGCTGACAAAGGCATGGCCGCAACGTTGATCGGCGTCTTTATCTCGATGGCCGTGATCTCGACCGTAATGACTTGGACCAGCGTTGCGCTGATTCCTACCGAAATCACCCTGTTCCTCTGGGCCACCGCGTGCTTTGCCGCCGTGCCGGCCCTGCAAGTGAACGTCGTGACCTACGGCAAGGCCGCACCGAACCTGGTGTCGACCCTGAACATCGGCGCTTTCAACATCGGCAACGCACTGGGTGCCTGGGTCGGTGGCAGCGTCATCGCCCACGGTTTCGGCTTGACCAGCGTTCCTCTCGCGGCAGCCGCACTGGCGCTACTCGCCCTGCTGGTGACCCTGATTACTTTCCGTCAGAGCGGCAATCCCGAACTGGCCCCTGCTACCCACTGA
- a CDS encoding ArsR/SmtB family transcription factor has product MTIDLDEIIKALAHPVRRDILIWLKDPKAQFPEQIHNHEYGICAGQIDQRCGLSQSTVSAHLANLQRAGLISSQKAGQWHFFKRNEDVIQAFLDAIVKELSAPTRN; this is encoded by the coding sequence ATGACCATCGACCTCGACGAAATAATAAAAGCCCTGGCACACCCAGTACGCCGAGACATCCTCATCTGGCTGAAAGATCCCAAAGCCCAGTTCCCGGAACAGATCCACAACCACGAGTACGGCATTTGCGCCGGACAGATCGATCAACGCTGCGGCCTGTCGCAGTCGACCGTGTCCGCCCATTTGGCGAACTTGCAACGTGCGGGACTGATCAGCAGCCAGAAAGCCGGTCAATGGCACTTTTTCAAACGCAACGAGGACGTGATTCAGGCGTTCCTCGATGCCATCGTCAAGGAGCTCAGCGCTCCGACTAGGAATTAA
- a CDS encoding ACP phosphodiesterase, with protein sequence MNYLAHLHLGGQRPGQLLGSLYGDFVKGRLQGQFDPEIEAAIQLHRSIDVFTDRHPLVDVSLSRFSITRRRYAGIVLDVFFDHCLARDWTLYADQPLEQFTSGVYRVLSAEAQLPERLAQIAPHMVANDWLGSYREFAVLEQVLRGISRRLTRPEELAAAMQELRVLYEPLSDDFRLFYPQLQQFAQNYPTT encoded by the coding sequence ATGAACTATCTCGCACATCTGCACCTCGGTGGCCAGCGCCCCGGTCAATTGCTCGGCAGTCTGTATGGCGATTTCGTCAAAGGGCGGCTGCAAGGGCAGTTCGATCCGGAGATCGAAGCGGCCATCCAGCTGCATCGCAGCATCGATGTCTTTACCGACCGCCATCCGTTGGTGGACGTCTCGTTGTCACGGTTTTCCATCACCCGCCGGCGTTACGCCGGGATTGTGCTCGACGTGTTTTTCGACCATTGCCTGGCGCGTGACTGGACGCTGTACGCCGACCAGCCACTGGAGCAATTCACTTCGGGCGTGTACCGGGTGCTGTCCGCCGAGGCGCAATTGCCGGAACGTCTGGCGCAGATCGCGCCGCACATGGTGGCCAATGACTGGTTGGGTTCTTATCGGGAGTTCGCGGTGCTTGAGCAGGTGCTGCGGGGGATTTCGCGGCGGTTGACGCGGCCGGAGGAACTGGCCGCAGCGATGCAGGAGTTGCGGGTGTTGTATGAGCCGTTGAGTGATGACTTCCGGTTGTTCTATCCGCAGCTTCAGCAGTTTGCCCAAAACTATCCAACGACATAA
- a CDS encoding lysophospholipid acyltransferase family protein: protein MSQLRVYARIARVLVVVALGLSMASVFGLFERLGIAHSMVRRQRWSRFFMARLSNALPFRVTVQGELPKAPMLWVSNHVSWTDIPLLGMLTPLSFLSKAEVRTWPVAGWLAAKAGSLFIRRGSGDSQLIRKQMTRHLEQEHPLLMFPEGTTTDGRSLRTFHGRLLSAAIDSDVKLQPVAIRYLRDGKLDSLAPFIGDDDLLSHLMRLFANDRGEVEIHLLKPIACEGRERAALAFEAQQAVQKALFGAIPETQQVPMRPAIAA from the coding sequence ATGAGTCAGTTACGGGTGTACGCGCGGATTGCGCGAGTGTTGGTGGTGGTGGCGCTGGGTTTGAGCATGGCCAGTGTGTTTGGGTTGTTCGAACGTTTGGGGATTGCTCATTCGATGGTCCGTCGCCAGCGCTGGTCGCGATTTTTCATGGCGCGCCTGAGCAATGCCCTGCCCTTTCGCGTGACCGTGCAGGGTGAATTGCCGAAGGCGCCGATGCTCTGGGTCAGCAACCATGTGTCCTGGACCGACATTCCACTGCTGGGCATGCTCACGCCGCTGTCGTTCCTGTCAAAGGCCGAAGTGCGCACCTGGCCGGTGGCGGGCTGGTTGGCGGCCAAGGCTGGCAGTTTGTTCATTCGTCGCGGGTCAGGCGACAGCCAGTTGATCCGCAAACAGATGACCCGTCATCTGGAGCAGGAACATCCGCTGCTGATGTTCCCGGAAGGCACCACCACCGATGGCCGCTCGCTGCGCACTTTCCACGGTCGATTGCTGTCTGCGGCGATCGACTCCGACGTGAAGTTGCAGCCGGTGGCGATTCGTTATCTGCGCGACGGAAAGCTCGATTCACTGGCGCCGTTCATTGGCGATGATGATTTGCTCTCGCACTTGATGCGCTTGTTTGCCAATGATCGGGGGGAGGTGGAGATTCATTTGCTCAAGCCGATCGCGTGTGAAGGCCGCGAGCGTGCGGCACTGGCGTTTGAGGCGCAGCAGGCGGTGCAGAAGGCGTTGTTTGGGGCGATTCCGGAAACACAGCAAGTCCCAATGCGACCCGCCATTGCGGCCTGA
- the olsB gene encoding L-ornithine N(alpha)-acyltransferase, producing MTQIARISDTGNERRLQAERLVGAEALQEAQALRFNVFSGEFNAKLKGAELGLDMDDYDVHCAHIGVRDLNTGRLVATTRLLDHTAASSLGKFYSEEEFSLHGLVHLKGPILEIGRTCVDPAYRNGGTIAVLWGELAEVLNQGGYSYLMGCASIPMQDGGIQAHAIMQRLRERYLCTEHLRAEPKKPLPSLAIPSNVIAEMPPLLKAYMRLGAKICGEPCWDEDFQVADVFILLKRDELCPRYAKHFKAAV from the coding sequence ATGACTCAGATCGCCCGCATCAGCGACACCGGCAATGAACGCCGCCTGCAAGCCGAACGCCTGGTGGGCGCCGAGGCCTTGCAGGAAGCCCAGGCCCTGCGCTTCAACGTGTTCAGCGGCGAATTCAACGCCAAGCTGAAAGGCGCGGAGCTGGGTCTGGACATGGATGACTATGATGTTCACTGCGCCCACATCGGCGTGCGTGACTTGAACACCGGGCGTCTGGTGGCGACCACCCGTTTGCTCGACCACACGGCCGCCAGCAGCCTGGGCAAGTTCTACAGCGAAGAAGAATTCAGCCTGCATGGCCTGGTCCATCTGAAAGGCCCGATCCTGGAAATCGGCCGCACTTGCGTCGACCCGGCCTACCGCAACGGCGGGACCATCGCCGTACTCTGGGGCGAACTGGCCGAAGTGCTGAACCAGGGCGGCTACAGCTATTTGATGGGTTGCGCGAGCATCCCGATGCAGGACGGCGGCATCCAGGCCCACGCGATCATGCAGCGCCTGCGCGAACGCTACCTGTGCACAGAACACCTGCGGGCAGAACCGAAAAAACCGCTGCCGAGCCTCGCTATTCCGTCCAACGTCATCGCCGAAATGCCACCGTTGCTCAAGGCCTACATGCGCCTCGGCGCGAAAATCTGTGGCGAGCCGTGCTGGGATGAAGACTTCCAGGTCGCCGACGTGTTCATTCTGCTCAAGCGCGACGAACTCTGCCCGCGTTATGCCAAGCACTTCAAGGCGGCCGTGTGA
- a CDS encoding acyl-CoA dehydrogenase family protein: MPWQNLLRRRDRLPANPDLGEGFATLLHQLGNVTPFELAVAGGRLMSTPGLAFLVGYQAALRMLWPSAPLSLGALCATEQRSLRVADMQTRLHDLRLSGRKDFVTAGDAADWLLIAARSEAPDEKPRLSLAVVYPDEPGVRLEKLPAIPLMPDISHGRLFLDNAQCELLAGDGWDAYIKPFRTLEDIYVLSAMTAWLYGIGQDSDWPQALQLRLLALLAGCAEVSRQAPNNPSGHVLLGGLFAQFDGLKAEVAQALADGPQQWAAMWQRDQGVMGLAAGARGKRLAKALAGSSQG; encoded by the coding sequence ATGCCCTGGCAAAACCTGCTGCGCCGCCGCGATCGTCTGCCCGCCAACCCGGACCTGGGCGAGGGGTTCGCGACCTTGTTGCACCAGTTGGGCAACGTCACGCCGTTCGAACTGGCGGTGGCCGGCGGGCGTTTGATGTCGACGCCGGGGCTGGCGTTTCTGGTGGGCTATCAAGCGGCGTTGCGCATGCTTTGGCCGAGCGCGCCGCTGAGCCTTGGCGCCTTGTGCGCGACCGAACAGCGCAGCTTGCGGGTGGCGGATATGCAGACTCGTCTGCACGATTTGCGTCTGAGCGGGCGCAAGGATTTTGTCACCGCAGGCGATGCCGCCGATTGGCTGCTGATTGCGGCCCGCAGTGAAGCTCCCGACGAAAAACCGCGCCTGAGTCTGGCGGTGGTTTATCCCGATGAACCGGGCGTGCGTCTGGAGAAACTGCCGGCGATCCCGTTGATGCCAGACATCAGCCATGGTCGGCTGTTTCTCGATAACGCTCAGTGCGAGCTGTTGGCGGGGGATGGCTGGGATGCTTACATCAAACCGTTTCGCACCCTTGAAGACATTTACGTTCTGAGCGCCATGACCGCCTGGCTGTACGGCATCGGTCAGGACAGCGACTGGCCGCAAGCCTTGCAACTGCGTTTGCTGGCGCTGCTGGCCGGGTGTGCGGAAGTCAGCCGGCAGGCGCCGAATAATCCGTCCGGGCATGTGTTACTCGGTGGCTTGTTTGCGCAGTTCGATGGGCTCAAGGCTGAGGTGGCTCAGGCACTGGCCGATGGTCCGCAGCAATGGGCGGCGATGTGGCAGCGCGATCAGGGCGTGATGGGTTTGGCGGCGGGTGCGCGGGGGAAGCGGTTGGCAAAGGCACTCGCGGGATCTTCGCAGGGTTGA
- a CDS encoding serine hydrolase domain-containing protein, producing the protein MFKGVSLTFGLLFSLTAHAEYWPAEQWSTAPTVTGPALQALETYAFPPRDEATRKGIRTDALLVIRDGQLIYERYADPTTADTPHLTWSISKSLMAAVLGVAYGEGLFKLQDPVQKFYPPLEKHPTMTMADLLHWASGLDWQEDYEYAPLKSSVVAMLYTRGHPDMAAFTADHAEYAKPGEAFRYSSGDSNLLSAALKNIVGPTRYPDYPWTALFEPLGIRHAVWESDATGTFVASSYAYLTARDLARVGLLMARDGRWGERQLLPKDWVTFNREPFAHYQVNQDDAVPGGHWWLNRAVEGAAKPWPDAPADTFAALGHWGQAMYVIPSENQVIVRYGDDRDGSYRHNELLKLALKAFAAKVQP; encoded by the coding sequence ATGTTCAAAGGCGTGTCCCTGACTTTCGGGCTGTTGTTCAGCCTCACGGCTCACGCCGAATACTGGCCTGCCGAGCAATGGTCGACCGCCCCGACAGTCACCGGGCCGGCGCTTCAAGCCCTGGAGACTTACGCCTTCCCACCCCGTGATGAGGCCACCCGAAAAGGCATCCGCACTGACGCCTTGCTGGTGATCCGCGACGGCCAGTTGATCTACGAACGCTACGCCGATCCGACCACCGCCGACACCCCACACCTGACCTGGTCCATCAGCAAAAGCCTGATGGCCGCGGTCCTCGGCGTGGCCTATGGCGAAGGTCTGTTCAAGCTCCAGGACCCGGTGCAGAAATTTTATCCACCGCTGGAAAAGCACCCGACGATGACCATGGCCGACCTGCTGCACTGGGCCTCGGGACTGGACTGGCAGGAAGACTATGAATACGCGCCATTGAAATCCTCGGTGGTCGCGATGCTCTACACCCGTGGTCACCCGGACATGGCCGCGTTCACCGCCGATCACGCTGAATACGCCAAACCCGGTGAGGCATTCCGTTATTCCAGTGGCGACAGCAATCTATTGTCCGCCGCGCTGAAAAACATCGTCGGCCCGACCCGCTATCCGGATTATCCATGGACTGCGCTGTTCGAGCCTTTGGGGATTCGCCACGCCGTCTGGGAAAGCGATGCCACGGGAACCTTCGTCGCTTCGTCCTATGCCTACCTAACCGCCCGGGACCTCGCGCGAGTTGGTCTGCTGATGGCACGCGACGGCCGCTGGGGCGAGCGGCAATTGCTGCCCAAGGACTGGGTCACTTTCAACCGCGAACCGTTCGCCCATTATCAAGTCAATCAAGACGACGCCGTGCCCGGCGGCCATTGGTGGCTTAACCGCGCGGTGGAAGGTGCGGCAAAACCCTGGCCCGATGCACCTGCCGACACCTTCGCCGCGCTGGGTCATTGGGGCCAGGCGATGTACGTGATTCCCAGCGAAAACCAGGTGATCGTGCGCTACGGCGATGACCGCGACGGCAGCTACCGGCACAACGAGTTGCTCAAACTCGCGCTCAAGGCATTTGCCGCGAAGGTGCAGCCATGA
- a CDS encoding amidase: MNRRSLVRRRPFSTLLLILLIALLGWIWKERVALWAFPDILSAYTAKEYCSCRYVMNYPAEYCHDYVKQWLPSSGFTDEPAGKRVTVSGMGRSNSATWGGERQGCRLNP; the protein is encoded by the coding sequence ATGAACCGCCGCAGCCTTGTTCGTCGCCGACCGTTCAGCACGTTGTTGTTGATCCTGCTGATCGCCTTGCTCGGCTGGATCTGGAAGGAGCGCGTGGCGTTGTGGGCATTCCCGGACATCCTCAGTGCCTACACCGCCAAGGAATATTGTTCGTGCCGTTACGTGATGAATTACCCGGCCGAGTACTGCCACGACTATGTGAAACAGTGGTTGCCGAGCAGTGGCTTTACCGATGAACCCGCCGGCAAGCGCGTCACCGTCAGCGGCATGGGCCGCAGCAATAGCGCCACCTGGGGCGGCGAGCGCCAGGGTTGCCGCCTGAATCCCTGA
- a CDS encoding YceI family protein, giving the protein MFNRFLCKTLAFLLLASATLSVHADWYLDGESSRLSFVSTKNVNISEVQRFLVLHGKVDPKGLAQVEVELDSVNSGIPLRDERMRKDLFEIQTFPEALITAQIDLRPINDLAPGAQLELRLPLTVNLHGKQHEYNAELLATRLDDRRFQVVTLEPLVINAADFDFTPGLESLRKVAGLSAISLSVPVSAVLIFTAR; this is encoded by the coding sequence ATGTTCAACCGCTTCCTCTGCAAAACCCTCGCCTTCCTGCTGTTGGCCAGCGCCACGTTGTCGGTCCACGCCGATTGGTATCTGGATGGCGAGTCCTCGCGTTTGTCGTTCGTCAGCACAAAAAACGTCAACATTTCAGAAGTGCAACGCTTTCTGGTGCTGCACGGCAAGGTCGATCCCAAGGGGCTGGCTCAGGTCGAAGTCGAGCTGGACTCGGTCAACAGCGGCATTCCGTTGCGCGATGAACGCATGCGCAAGGACCTGTTTGAAATCCAGACCTTCCCCGAAGCGCTGATTACCGCGCAGATCGATCTGCGGCCGATCAACGACCTCGCGCCCGGCGCGCAACTTGAATTGCGCCTGCCGCTGACCGTCAACCTCCATGGTAAACAACACGAATACAACGCTGAACTGCTGGCAACCCGTCTCGATGACCGGCGCTTCCAGGTGGTGACACTCGAGCCGTTGGTGATCAACGCTGCGGATTTCGACTTTACCCCCGGCCTGGAAAGTTTGCGCAAGGTCGCCGGTTTGTCGGCCATCAGTTTGTCGGTGCCGGTGAGTGCGGTACTGATTTTCACGGCGCGCTGA